The nucleotide window tcatagacatttaaaaagaagtcaGTTTTCAAAAGGTAACAAACAGTATGGCTCAACAGTGGTAAAGGTGTGTCCTGCGCAAGCCTGTCCACCCAGGTCCATCCCTAGaacacacagtagaaggaaagacCCTACTCCAAAATTCGTCTTCGCACCCATACGTGGATGCTATGGTCTGCACCCCACTCCCAGTacacaatatatgtgtgtgtgtgtgtgtaggttttgTCTCCCTGTGTAGACAGGCTAGCCGtgagcttacagagatctgcctgctgctgcctacTGAGTGTTCGGATCAAGGTGAGCACCTTGGGAGGTTTGCAGTTggtgattttaatattttttctccaTACTTACAGTTCAGCAGGAGACCTGTTGCCAAGGCTCTGCAGCCTGAGAGGCACGCAGTGTTTACACTAAACTGTGACAGAATTATAACTAACAGCAGTAGTAACGTGTCAGTGGTTCATTGTCCGTAGGCTtcaggttgttgttgttgttttttaaatatatagatgaCAGCAAAGTTACCTAATTTCTATGAAGATTAATTTATGGTACTGAGTCAATCATCTTAAAGGGAACTATTGACTTTGGTTCAGGGTTTTAGCAGTTTTAGTTAACTTTGCGTCATCCTGGCCCTGTCACTTTGGCCCTGCAGTGACGCAGTGCGACATGGCAGGAAGTATCAGTTGAggtaaagcaaaagaagaaacagaaaggggcTGGGTCTCATCCTTGCCTTCAGCGTACATGCCCAGTGACATTGCTGTGGCATAGTCCTGCTGttcactgtaaatatgtattgctctcattggttaacaaagagcCGACTGGCTGATGACTGGGTGGGATTTTCGGGGCAGGTAGAATGCTAGAACGAAGGGCGGTGTCTCGGAAACACCAtgagatgcagagcaagcaggatgggagTACATACATGAGATAAATAAGCCTTGgagcagcacatagattaataaaagtgaGTTAATTTaggttacaagagctagttaaaaacaaggctaagctatcggccaagcacttctaattaatagtaagtctctggttatttgggagcaggcagaTGGGACAGAAACGTCCGACTACATGACATGTTTTCTCTACTGGAttgtaatttttgttgttgttgttgtttgttttgcttgagacagtttctctgtgtagctttggagcctgtcctggaactcacgctgtagaatgggctggcctcgaactcacagagatgtacctgcctctgcttcccgagtgcaaTTCTTACAGCTTTCTAACCCCCAGTGACTGCACAGGCTGGCAGCTAAGCTCTTAGCAAATGTGCCTTCTTGGACAATTAAGGTCCAGACTGTGGGGGTCTAGATGTTTTATAAGCTTTTAAGCAAAATGCCTGGTGGGTACTCGGGAATGCTGAGAGTTCAGCTTTAGAAACAACATGATTTCTTATTTAAATGGAATACATCAACATTTAACCCTTTCATTTCTTTGTAAACCAGtttccccacccacccccttaTATTGGCCCAAATTaccttctcatttttaaaatgccttcctTTATAGGTTCCTGAGTCCTGAATTCATTCCTCCAAGGGGCAGAACAAACCCTCTGAAATTTCAGCTAGAACGAAAAGATATGCTCGACAGGAGAAAGGTGCTTCACATCCCAGAGTTCTACGTCGGTGAGTGAGGTCCAGTGTCCGTCAGCAGGTGTGGGGGATAGTTCTCTTTGCATAAAGATTATTCTCCAGGTATCTGGGTTTTGCCATTAGTTATTTATTTCTAACATACTAAGTTGTAGACCTTATGTGTTCATTCCTGCATCTCATTCCTGAGCTTGCTTCTCTTCTGACCCTGTAGGAAGCATATTGCGTGTCACCACAGCCGACCCGTATGCCAGTGGAAAAACCAGCCAGTTCCTGGGGATTTGCATCCAGCGGTCGGGAAAAGGGCTTGGGGCTACTTTCACCCTTAGAAATACGATTGAAGGACAAGGTATATTTCTTCTTGTGCTTCCAGAATGTGAAAGTGGGTTTTCCCCAAGAGATAACATGTGCTTTGCAGAGGATAGAGATTTGTGTTCACTGTTTAATGGACTGTTGGAGGGTCTACTTTCTTTCGAAAGCTTCTTTTTATTATATGGACAACACCCGTTAGGACTAGACTTTCTGGGCTGGGCATGGGCACATTTGCCTGTTTTCGTAGCACAAGAAatatgctgaggcaggaggatatctttTAGTTCAAAACCAGgttggactacatagtgagaccctgcctggaTAGACATGGCATCTTCAAGAGTGGAGACAGCGAATGAGGCAGTGAGGGAGACTCCTTTTGCTTTATTAGCagtgtgtgtgagacagggtctttccatgCAGGCCACGAGTGGCCAGGGTTTTGCTATATGGAGctggttgacctcaaacttgtagcaatcctccagTCTCTTGCCCTCTGAGGATTGAGATTACAGGATTAGGGATGTGAGTCTTCACATTTAGCAGGATCCTCCTTTTCCTGGAGTCCTCTGGGACAGAGAGGATGGTGTCCTTAGGAGTTTGCTTATGTCATGATACAGCTGCTGTAGTCAGCACTGCACTCTGGATTCAGAAGCAATCATACATGCCATGACCAGCACAGTAGAGGAATAAATAGTGAAGTTCTAGAAAGATCAAGAATTGAAATGGCAAGCGAGAGTGTTTACTCTTCCCAGTGCACCTCAGGGTTCTCAGGCGTGAAGTTGTCAGAGAATGGCTACTGCGAGAGGAGCCCTTCAGGGTGAGTTTTGGAGGGGTCACACTCAAAACAGTGTCTTGTTCACCAAGTCGAGGGCCCTGCCTAGTGTTCTAGTTTAGCCTCTGTTGTTGCCATAATACATTCCTGTCCAAAAGATACTTAGGGGaagagagtttatttcagcttacacgtTCAGGTCACAGCCTCCAGTGGAACTGAGACAGAACCATAGAAGAATGCCATTCGCTGGACCACTTCTAAGCTCATGGTTCCCCAACTCTTCATCCTGCctaggaccacctgtccagggatggTAGCTCCCATGGGGGACTAGCTGGCCATGAAGACAGTGTTCCGCCGGCGTACCTGTAGGCCAATCTGAGACTTACACATCATTCAATTTTCACTTTTTCATTTAAATgggatttggtttgttttgctttagtaaTCTCCAGTTTAGAAATTTTATGTGTTCGTTCCATGTCCCACTTGCTAGCTTCAAAGTGCATGACTGTACTATGAAGTATTGCAGGAGACTGGACTTAGGGGGTAAGCATGTTCCCTTTTTAGGTGTGGAGCTTTGCTTTGAATTGTATAATCCTCGAATCCACGAGATCCAGGTGGTGAAGTTGGAGAAGCGGCTGGACGACAGCCTGCTGTATTTACGGGACGCCCTCCCCGAGTTCAGCACCTTTGATGTTAACATGAAGCCGGTCCCACACGAGTCCTGCCAGGAAGTGCCTGTTAACAAGGTAGGACCGTGCACCTGTGCTTAGGTGCCAGTTTGAAGAAGCACCCTGCAGAAAACTCAGGGAGACTTTTGTgtgcatctccccagcccaaattctatttttgtttgccTTAGCTCCAAGTTAAAATGAAGCCAAAGCCGTGGTCCAAACGCTGGGAACGTCCATACTTCAACATTAAAGGGATCAGATTTGATCTTGCTTTAACTGAGGAGCAAATGAAAGAAGCCCAGAAGTGGAGCCAGCCATGGCTTGAATTTGATATGATGAGAGAATATGACACTTCAAAAATCGAAGCTGCATTATGGGAAGAAATAGAAGCATCAAAGAAGTCTTGATCTTGGGAATGGTGAGGTGGCTGctcaggcctgatgacctgagttcagttatGGAGcctggggtggaaggagagaactgatttctgaaagttgccctctgtcTTCTACATGCACACCCTGGCATGTGTGGACCCAACTTGTATACAcatgtaaaaatgtgtttttcttttaagctcTTGTTCTGAGGATGTCTTTAGTTAATTGCAGGTGTATTAGCTCAGGATTTGGTTTGAAAGCCATTGTGTGCTTTGTAAGAACTTAGCTATTAAATGAAAGAGCACTCCTCACCTTACCAGTACCTAGCATAAAGTCTGTACATCAGTTTATGGCGCCACAATGAGAAATCACCCAACATTCCTTCCCTTTCTGGAGCCAGTGTCATCAAAATGAGATGTACTGGGATGTGAGCAAGGGGAGTAAATTGGGAAATAATCATAAAGACACAACAGTATGGGAGTTAAGTGTAATAGGTGCTGTAGAGGTGGAtcagtaagagcacttgctcttgcagaggacccgagttcagttcccagcaccccagtctGTACTGTATGTACATGGGTGTCTAGAGACCAGAAGGAATAAGAttctcaggaactggagttgcgGCTGCTATGacccacctgacatgggtgctggcaaACTGAACTCTCAGTCActagccatctctccggccctacaCAGAATATCAAATGCCTTGTTGACAGGCTCATTAGCAGGTAGAAAAGGGGGCTGTTTTCCTGTGGAAGTTTCAAGGAGAAGGTGCCGTCTGAGTTGTCATCTGGATTCATTTCCCCTCCGAGTTTACAGAAACCACTTGTGAGAATTCCGTAGGTCAAGTGTAAGTCAATTCTGCTCAACAGAAGACACCCCAAGCACCTGGGAGGCCACAGTGTGGACTGGGTGGTGAGTGTCCAGCAGGAAG belongs to Microtus pennsylvanicus isolate mMicPen1 chromosome 8, mMicPen1.hap1, whole genome shotgun sequence and includes:
- the Mrpl19 gene encoding large ribosomal subunit protein bL19m; translation: MAAPMAEGCRVSLNLARSFRTARPRLATVASDVFCVRTGPSRLQSTGPSEPSGFKPPPKPVMVDRRQALEEQRRFLSPEFIPPRGRTNPLKFQLERKDMLDRRKVLHIPEFYVGSILRVTTADPYASGKTSQFLGICIQRSGKGLGATFTLRNTIEGQGVELCFELYNPRIHEIQVVKLEKRLDDSLLYLRDALPEFSTFDVNMKPVPHESCQEVPVNKLQVKMKPKPWSKRWERPYFNIKGIRFDLALTEEQMKEAQKWSQPWLEFDMMREYDTSKIEAALWEEIEASKKS